GCTGATCGCCATCGGCCTCGGCGCGGCATCGGCCGTGCTGGCCTGGCAGGGGCTGCGCACGAAGCAGCCCTGGCTCGTTCTGAGCGAGGGCCTGCGCTCGCCGCGACACCTGGCGGCCTTCGCCATCACCGTCGGCAGCATGGTGTTCTACATCCTGCTGTCCGAGACGCTGGGCTTCATCGTGTGCAGCCTGGTGGTGCTGGTGGCACTGCAGTGGGCCTGCGGGGTGCGGCCGCTGCTCGCCGTGGCCGTGGCCATCGCCGCCACGCTGGTGATCCACACCTGTTTCTACAAGCTCCTGAAGGTGCCGCTGCCCTGGGGCCTGCTGCAACGCTTCGCCTGGTGAAAGATTCCTGATGGACGCCGTCCTCCTCGCCCTGCAGATGGTCGCCACGCCGACCGTGCTCGTCGTCATGCTGCTCTCGGGCATCTTCGGCATGTTCGTGGGCGCCGTGCCCGGCCTCACGGCCACCATGGCGACCGCGCTGCTGGTGCCGATCACCTTCTTCCTGCCGCCCGTGCCCGCCGTCGCGGCGATCGTCACGGCCACGGCCATGGCGATCTTCGCGGGCGACATCCCGGGCGCGCTGCTGCGCATTCCGGGCACCCCGGCCTCGGCCGCCTACACCGACGAGTCGTACGCGATGACGCGCAAGGGCCAGGGCGAGACCGCGCTGGGCATCGGCCTGGTGTTCTCGTGCATCGGTGGGCTGTTCGGCACGGTGGTCCTGATCGTCGCCGCGCCGGCCCTGGCCGAGGTCGCGATCAAGTTCAGCTCCTTCGAGTACTTCTGGCTCGTGCTGCTGGGCCTGAGTTGCGCGGTGTTCATCACCAGCGACACGCCGCTCAAGGGGCTGATCACGCTGTGCCTGGGCCTGCTGCTC
The sequence above is drawn from the Variovorax sp. J2L1-78 genome and encodes:
- a CDS encoding tripartite tricarboxylate transporter TctB family protein; this translates as MRIHDSLIGGVLLLLSLAVLWHIQGFPPAAGQQYGPALFPGLIAIGLGAASAVLAWQGLRTKQPWLVLSEGLRSPRHLAAFAITVGSMVFYILLSETLGFIVCSLVVLVALQWACGVRPLLAVAVAIAATLVIHTCFYKLLKVPLPWGLLQRFAW